gggcatactaccttggagtcactgcgagtgcgcgtgacgtgggagtgcagctgaggctgtacatgtctatatatgttgtatatcggttagtttagttgttgggttatgtctttactttctatcgctttaattaaaaggaatcaaaagaaaaaaaatacctgttttccgcgtaaagtttatttttggttactaaagtgacacctggaaatcggggtgttacaagcactcattacaacagactgtcagcacgggcacaaggaactatgtatcagagatactgacacacgtttactgtctcagcttcagagtcagtaccaatgggcataaactctgatagagttaccttccggactagacatcttctgatgaagaagtatcatagtcagaggttctgatccatcttcatgctggacaaaagtccatattcagatttttcagaatgaaattaaatctatcctctgctaagggctttgtaaagatatctgcccattgatggtcagtatcaacaaacttcagaagaagtacgcccttttgtaCATAATCTCGGGACAGAATCAACCGGGGAGATACAGTGGGCAGAGATCAGTGGGGAAGTTTGAGAAAGGCAAGGCGCCAATGAGAAAGCCGTACCAGCGCCCAGCCGCTCAAGGACCAAATGCTGTGAGGGGAGCAGCCCCTGTTTCAAAAGAGGACGTGACCTACTACAAGTGTAATGAGAAGGGACACTATGCCAACAAGTGTGGCAAGGAGATTGTAGGCTGGCGATGCCGAAAGCCAGGTCATGTGGAGAGGAATTGCCCGAGTGCGGCCAAGACCGAGCTAGTGTTGAATACTGCCAGAAGGAGACGACCATCTGCTCCAGGTCGTGTCTTTGCTATTTCAGGAGAACAGGCTGCTATTACTGATGACCTTATCCAGGGTACGTGTCTTATTGCTGGAACATCACTAATGGTTTTATTTGATTCGGGTGCTACGCACTCATTCATTACTAAGGATTGTGTGAAGAAGTTAGGGCTACCGACTACTGACCTACCTTTCGATCTGGTGGTGACAACCCCTGCCGCTGATCAATTAGTTACACGCACAGCATGCTTACAATGTCCGTTGGTttacgaggatcggaagttccttGCGAACCTCGTCTGTTTAGGGCTCAGGGAGCTGGATGTGATTttgggaatggattggttagcGCAATATCACGTGCTCTTAGATTGTGCTAACAAGGCGGTAGTATTCCCAGATCCCGGCGTTACGGATTACTTAAATCCGTACAACCTGGGGAAGGGTTCACCGGCGTATGTGAACTCTATCGTTGCCGAAGAAAAACATGATGGTGATGTGCGCAATATCTTGGTGGTACAGGAGTATGTCGATGTGTTTCCCGAAGATGTACCCGGTTTGCCACCAGTCAGAGAGACGGAGTTCTCTATTGACATTGTGCCCGGTACTGGACCAATATCAATGGCACCTTATCGTATGGCCCCAGCGGAGTTGGCAGAATTGGCAAAGCAGTTGGATGATCTATCctcaaagggattcattcgacctagTGTATCGCCATGGGGTGCACCTGTGcaattggtaaagaagaaggatgggaagtccagattgtgtgtggattaccggcagctgaataaggtgacagtgaaaaaccgttatccgatgcctcggatagacgacttaatggatcaacttagagaagcggtgatcttctcgaagatagatcttaagtcaggataccatcagatccgagtcaaggaatctgacatccagaagaccgtattcaggactcgatacgggcattatgaatatcttgtgatgccgtttggagttactaatgcacccgcaatgtttatggactacatgaacagagtgttcagaccgttcctggacaagttcgtggtggtattcatcgatgacatcctaatctactcgaagagtagagaggaacatgaggagcatctACGCCAGGTGTTGGGCGTGTTGCGAGAGAAACagctatatgctaacggctcaaagtgtgagttctggatggaggaggtgaaatttttggggcatgtcatatcgagtcagggtgtggcagtggaccctagcaagatcgagactattctgtcatgggagcaacctaagacggcaagcgacatcagaagctttgttgggcttgctggctactatagacgattcgtcaaagattatgcaaagttgacttcgccgttaACCCAGTTGACGAAGAAGAATCAACCATTTgtgtggacggagaagtgtgaggctagtttccaggagttgaagaagcggctgactaccgcacccatactagctttaaCTAAGGAATgagaaccttatgacgtgtactgtgatgcgtcacacaatggtttggggtgtgtaatgatgcaagataagaaagcaattgcctatgcttcaaggcagttgaagactcatgagaagaactaccccacacatgacttggagttagctgccatagtttatgctctcaagatttggagacactatctctatggcagtacgttcacgatctacagcgatcataagagtttaaagtacttatttgatcaaaaggctctgaacatgaggcagcggaggtggatggaattccttcaggactatgagttcactctacagtaccatccggggaaaagcaatgtcgtagccgacgctctcagccggaaggctatacatgtgtcctcaatgatggtcaaggagttagaactgttggaggctttccgagatctgagcttggacgttaaggtcgcaccaggaagactgagtttcggaatggtgacggtgtcaagtggacttttggaagagataAAGTCTAGACAAGggactgatgaagggatagctgagtggcgagaccgtgtgactcagggaaaggcaccagagttctctattgggaatgacaatattctgcgatgcaagggacggatatgtgtgcctaacgatgcagagaagagaagattgatcctggatgaaggacacaagagtagactgagtatccatccagaaatgaacaagatgtatcaggacttgaaacttcacttctggtggcctgggatgaagaaacaaaaggctgagtatgtttctacttgcttgac
This portion of the Lotus japonicus ecotype B-129 chromosome 3, LjGifu_v1.2 genome encodes:
- the LOC130744218 gene encoding uncharacterized protein LOC130744218, with protein sequence MRKPYQRPAAQGPNAVRGAAPVSKEDVTYYKCNEKGHYANKCGKEIVGWRCRKPGHVERNCPSAAKTELVLNTARRRRPSAPGRVFAISGEQAAITDDLIQGTCLIAGTSLMVLFDSGATHSFITKDCVKKLGLPTTDLPFDLVVTTPAADQLVTRTACLQCPLVYEDRKFLANLVCLGLRELDVILGMDWLAQYHVLLDCANKAVVFPDPGVTDYLNPYNLGKGSPAYVNSIVAEEKHDGDVRNILVVQEYVDVFPEDVPGLPPVRETEFSIDIVPGTGPISMAPYRMAPAELAELAKQLDDLSSKGFIRPSVSPWGAPVQLVLRS